The following proteins come from a genomic window of Alosa sapidissima isolate fAloSap1 chromosome 22, fAloSap1.pri, whole genome shotgun sequence:
- the LOC121697553 gene encoding tax1-binding protein 1 homolog B-like isoform X1 yields the protein MEDHALYSAPPTPLPADSSPSPSPVSVRPMSNTESTYKLSEADLPTFVKLRASNRALFTGRRNSSKLAWRTILKEMGLQGKMSAWQAMKKWDNLKNRYKELKNPPPGVTVPPESWRWFKLMDDAMEGRLEGSAKVLSITSVLTSNDDEFLPSKRPSSKRHRGVEGDEEATGSQPELLLNAYDLWGSGVTGDVAQEMESDRRDIEQERAQLDSDHALMEKEREVLERERMVLERERAGLQRELAALDRDRAALERERASVERDRAQLDWKMAQLEKERAKLEREKIDIHRDRTTLKKDSTAGTNGGTSTPEEIKEVELDAEQLERRQRFLDLFEKLIEKF from the exons ATGGAGGACCATGCACTGTATTCTGCACCACCCACACCATTACCAGCGGATTCCTCTCCCTCACCATCACCGGTATCAGTCAGGCCTATGTCTAACACGGAATCCACGTATAAAT TGTCAGAGGCTGACCTGCCAACCTTTGTGAAGTTAAGAGCATCTAACAGGGCCCTTTTCACTGGGCGAAGAAATTCCTCAAAACTCGCTTGGAG GACCATTTTAAAAGAGATGGGTCTTCAGGGAAAGATGTCAGCCTGGCAAGCAATGAAGAAATGGGACAACCTGAAAAACCGATACAAG GAACTGAAGAATCCACCACCCGGGGTCACAGTGCCACCTGAATCATGGCGCTGGTTCAAGCTGATGGACGATGCCATGGAGGGGAGGCTAGAGGGCAGCGCAAAGGTGTTATCCATCACGTCTGTCTTGACCAGCAACGACGACGAGTTCCTCCCCAGCAAGCGCCCCAGCAGCAAGCGACACAGGGGAGTCGAGGGAGATGAGGAGGCAACTGGCAGCCAACCTGAGCTCCTGTTAAACGCCTACGACTTGTGGGGCAGCGGCGTCACGGGAGATGTGGCGCAGGAGATGGAGAGCGACAGGCGGGATATCGAGCAGGAGAGGGCGCAGCTGGACAGCGACCACGCGCTGATGGAGAAGGAGCGTGAGGTGCTGGAGCGAGAGAGGATGGTGCTGGAGCGCGAGCGTGCCGGCCTACAGAGAGAGCTCGCCGCCCTGGACCGAGACCGGGCCGCCCTCGAGAGAGAAAGGGCGTccgtggagagagacagggcacAACTGGACTGGAAGATGGCCCAGcttgagaaggagagagcaaagctggagagagaaaagatagaCATCCACAGAGACAGAACAACGTTAAAGAAAGACAGCACAGCTGGAACAAACGGCGGAACAAGCACACCAGAGGAAATCAAAGAAGTGGAACTTGATGCAGAACAGctggagaggaggcagaggtTCCTCGACTTGTTTGAGAAACTAATAGAAAAATTCTAG
- the dclre1c gene encoding protein artemis isoform X1, with amino-acid sequence MSSFAGRMKEYPTISLDRFDRENLHARAYFLSHCHKDHMKGLKGPLLKRKLKFSLTVNLYCSFVTKELLLSNPKYNFWQDYIVALELDSPTHISLIDETTGESEDVVVTLLPAGHCPGSVMFLFEGGQGTVLYTGDFRLAAGDVARMEFLHSGNRVKDIQSVYLDSTFFDPRFYQIPSREACLNGIKELVQDWLIQSPYHVVWLNCKAAYGYEYLFTNLSEEFGCQVSQLRVHVNSLDMFQKMPELLSHVTTDRATQIHACRHPRDEEFFRTNRLPCGCTAKDGKPLRIISIKPSTMWFGERTRKTSVIVRMGESSYRACFSFHSSYSEIKDFLSYICPVNIYPNVIPMGRTFEEVTEILKPLCREYSGRAEIVYKPLGLLKRARDESTSRVSDSDDELFDEVAVAPQRKKLLTTEKVEPHCCEMPAPPVALMDFLPEPRPSVHTANYADCTESNDDDDDEDDASNGEKIVQTPKQEAADSQASGDTSVVPPTSSIPPQWDAFFKPASLPTDESSEPDNSQNSLARSSERTCSQSPELFDENECDSDSYRLSSSQSTHISDDGATNYSEMDTVLIRPKIKRAECQGSNEEGKAATNGESGAEAKLLPEVKDDLNDSQNSQSDAGKDPEQKPDSQESSDFELPPTPGSTAPRAEELRELYRKLAAGEELFLRRGSKGSV; translated from the exons ATGAGTTCCTTCGCGGGTCGTATGAAGGAATACCCAACAATTTCCCTGGACCGCTTTGACAGGGAGAATCTGCATGCCAGAGCTTATTTTCTGTCACACTGCCATAAAG ACCATATGAAAGGACTAAAAGGACCCTTGTTGAAAAGAAAGCTTAAGTTCAG TTTAACAGTCAATCTCTACTGTTCATTCGTGACCAAAGAACTATTGCTCAGCAATCCAAAATATAACTTCTGGCAAGATTATATT GTTGCTCTTGAGCTGGACAGTCCAACCCACATATCACTGATTGATGAAACAACAGGAGAG TCAGAAGACGTTGTCGTCACTTTGCTACCGGCAGGACACTGTCCAGGATCAGttat GTTCCTATTTGAAGGGGGACAAGGAACAGTGCTGTACACTGGTGACTTCAGACTGGCCGCAGGTGATGTAGCCAGAATGGAGTTCCTGCACTCCGGGAACAG ggTCAAAGACATACAGAGTGTTTATCTGGACTCTACATTCTTTGACCCAAGGTTCTATCAGATACCCAGTAGG GAGGCCTGTCTGAATGGCATTAAGGAGCTGGTCCAGGACTGGCTCATCCAGAGTCCATACCATGTGGTGTGGCTCAACTGCAAGGCAGCCTATGGGTACGAGTACCTCTTCACCAACCTGAGTGAGGAGTTTGGATGTCAGGTCAGTCAATTACGC GTCCATGTGAACAGCCTAGACATGTTCCAGAAAATGCCGGAGCTCTTGAGTCACGTGACCACAGACCGAGCGACACAAATCCATGCATGCAGGCATCCGAGG GATGAGGAGTTCTTCAGGACAAACAGGTTGCCGTGTGGCTGCACAGCCAAAGATGGGAAGCCCCTCCGCATCATCAGCATCAAGCCCTCCACCATGTGGTTTGGAGAGAGGACCAGGAAGACCAGCGTCATTGTCAG AATGGGTGAAAGTTCGTACAGAGCTTGTTTCTCCTTCCACTCCTCCTACTCGGAG ATCAAAGACTTCCTGTCCTATATCTGCCCAGTGAACATCTACCCAAACGTCATCCCCATGGGCCGTACCTTTGAGGAGGTTACAGAGAT ACTTAAGCCACTGTGCCGGGAATATTCTGGAAGGGCAGAGATTGTCTACAAGCCCCTTGGTCTCCTGAAAAGGGCCAGAGATGAGTCCACTTCAAGGG ttTCAGACAGTGACGATGAGCTGTTTGATGAGGTTGCCGTGGCGCCGCAGAGAAAGAAGCTTCTGACCACCGAGAAGGTGGAGCCTCACTGCTGCGAGATGCCAGCACCCCCTGTTGCCCTGATGGACTTCCTGCCCGAGCCACGCCCCTCAGTCCACACAGCCAATTACGCGGACTGCACAGAATCTAACGACGACGACGATGATGAAGACGATGCTAGTAATGGTGAAAAGATTGTCCAGACCCCTAAGCAGGAAGCTGCAGACAGTCAGGCGTCCGGCGACACATCCGTCGTTCCTCCCACTTCCTCCATCCCGCCTCAGTGGGACGCCTTCTTCAAGCCAGCGTCGCTCCCGACGGATGAGAGCTCTGAGCCGGACAACAGCCAGAACAGCCTGGCCCGCTCCAGCGAGCGCACATGCTCTCAGTCACCGGAGCTGTTCGACGAGAACGAGTGCGACTCGGACTCCTACCGCCTGTCGTCCTCGCAGTCCACCCACATCTCCGACGACGGGGCGACGAACTACTCCGAGATGGACACGGTCCTCATACGCCCTAAGATTAAGAGGGCGGAGTGCCAGGGCAGTAATGAAGAAGGTAAGGCGGCAACCAATGGAGAGTCAGGGGCCGAAGCGAAGTTACTTCCAGAGGTAAAGGATGATTTGAATGACAGTCAGAATAGCCAATCAGATGCAGGGAAGGACCCAGAGCAGAAACCTGATTCGCAGGAGTCGTCTGACTTTGAGCTGCCGCCCACGCCCGGCTCCACGGCGCCCCGAGCGGAAGAACTGAGGGAGCTGTACCGGAAGCTGGCCGCAGGCGAGGAGCTTTTCCTCAGGAGAGGCAGCAAGGGCTCTGTCTGA
- the LOC121697553 gene encoding uncharacterized protein LOC121697553 isoform X2 yields the protein MEDHALYSAPPTPLPADSSPSPSPVSVRPMSNTESTYKLSEADLPTFVKLRASNRALFTGRRNSSKLAWRTILKEMGLQGKMSAWQAMKKWDNLKNRYKELKNPPPGVTVPPESWRWFKLMDDAMEGRLEGSAKVLSITSVLTSNDDEFLPSKRPSSKRHRGVEGDEEATGSQPELLLNAYDLWGSGVTGDVAQEMESDRRDIEQERAQLDSDHALMEKEREVLERERMVLERERAGLQRELAALDRDRAALERERASVERDRAQLDWKMAQLEKERAKLEREKIDIHRDRTNGGTSTPEEIKEVELDAEQLERRQRFLDLFEKLIEKF from the exons ATGGAGGACCATGCACTGTATTCTGCACCACCCACACCATTACCAGCGGATTCCTCTCCCTCACCATCACCGGTATCAGTCAGGCCTATGTCTAACACGGAATCCACGTATAAAT TGTCAGAGGCTGACCTGCCAACCTTTGTGAAGTTAAGAGCATCTAACAGGGCCCTTTTCACTGGGCGAAGAAATTCCTCAAAACTCGCTTGGAG GACCATTTTAAAAGAGATGGGTCTTCAGGGAAAGATGTCAGCCTGGCAAGCAATGAAGAAATGGGACAACCTGAAAAACCGATACAAG GAACTGAAGAATCCACCACCCGGGGTCACAGTGCCACCTGAATCATGGCGCTGGTTCAAGCTGATGGACGATGCCATGGAGGGGAGGCTAGAGGGCAGCGCAAAGGTGTTATCCATCACGTCTGTCTTGACCAGCAACGACGACGAGTTCCTCCCCAGCAAGCGCCCCAGCAGCAAGCGACACAGGGGAGTCGAGGGAGATGAGGAGGCAACTGGCAGCCAACCTGAGCTCCTGTTAAACGCCTACGACTTGTGGGGCAGCGGCGTCACGGGAGATGTGGCGCAGGAGATGGAGAGCGACAGGCGGGATATCGAGCAGGAGAGGGCGCAGCTGGACAGCGACCACGCGCTGATGGAGAAGGAGCGTGAGGTGCTGGAGCGAGAGAGGATGGTGCTGGAGCGCGAGCGTGCCGGCCTACAGAGAGAGCTCGCCGCCCTGGACCGAGACCGGGCCGCCCTCGAGAGAGAAAGGGCGTccgtggagagagacagggcacAACTGGACTGGAAGATGGCCCAGcttgagaaggagagagcaaagctggagagagaaaagatagaCATCCACAGAGACA GAACAAACGGCGGAACAAGCACACCAGAGGAAATCAAAGAAGTGGAACTTGATGCAGAACAGctggagaggaggcagaggtTCCTCGACTTGTTTGAGAAACTAATAGAAAAATTCTAG
- the dclre1c gene encoding protein artemis isoform X2, whose translation MSSFAGRMKEYPTISLDRFDRENLHARAYFLSHCHKDHMKGLKGPLLKRKLKFSLTVNLYCSFVTKELLLSNPKYNFWQDYIVALELDSPTHISLIDETTGESEDVVVTLLPAGHCPGSVMFLFEGGQGTVLYTGDFRLAAGDVARMEFLHSGNRVKDIQSVYLDSTFFDPRFYQIPSREACLNGIKELVQDWLIQSPYHVVWLNCKAAYGYEYLFTNLSEEFGCQVHVNSLDMFQKMPELLSHVTTDRATQIHACRHPRDEEFFRTNRLPCGCTAKDGKPLRIISIKPSTMWFGERTRKTSVIVRMGESSYRACFSFHSSYSEIKDFLSYICPVNIYPNVIPMGRTFEEVTEILKPLCREYSGRAEIVYKPLGLLKRARDESTSRVSDSDDELFDEVAVAPQRKKLLTTEKVEPHCCEMPAPPVALMDFLPEPRPSVHTANYADCTESNDDDDDEDDASNGEKIVQTPKQEAADSQASGDTSVVPPTSSIPPQWDAFFKPASLPTDESSEPDNSQNSLARSSERTCSQSPELFDENECDSDSYRLSSSQSTHISDDGATNYSEMDTVLIRPKIKRAECQGSNEEGKAATNGESGAEAKLLPEVKDDLNDSQNSQSDAGKDPEQKPDSQESSDFELPPTPGSTAPRAEELRELYRKLAAGEELFLRRGSKGSV comes from the exons ATGAGTTCCTTCGCGGGTCGTATGAAGGAATACCCAACAATTTCCCTGGACCGCTTTGACAGGGAGAATCTGCATGCCAGAGCTTATTTTCTGTCACACTGCCATAAAG ACCATATGAAAGGACTAAAAGGACCCTTGTTGAAAAGAAAGCTTAAGTTCAG TTTAACAGTCAATCTCTACTGTTCATTCGTGACCAAAGAACTATTGCTCAGCAATCCAAAATATAACTTCTGGCAAGATTATATT GTTGCTCTTGAGCTGGACAGTCCAACCCACATATCACTGATTGATGAAACAACAGGAGAG TCAGAAGACGTTGTCGTCACTTTGCTACCGGCAGGACACTGTCCAGGATCAGttat GTTCCTATTTGAAGGGGGACAAGGAACAGTGCTGTACACTGGTGACTTCAGACTGGCCGCAGGTGATGTAGCCAGAATGGAGTTCCTGCACTCCGGGAACAG ggTCAAAGACATACAGAGTGTTTATCTGGACTCTACATTCTTTGACCCAAGGTTCTATCAGATACCCAGTAGG GAGGCCTGTCTGAATGGCATTAAGGAGCTGGTCCAGGACTGGCTCATCCAGAGTCCATACCATGTGGTGTGGCTCAACTGCAAGGCAGCCTATGGGTACGAGTACCTCTTCACCAACCTGAGTGAGGAGTTTGGATGTCAG GTCCATGTGAACAGCCTAGACATGTTCCAGAAAATGCCGGAGCTCTTGAGTCACGTGACCACAGACCGAGCGACACAAATCCATGCATGCAGGCATCCGAGG GATGAGGAGTTCTTCAGGACAAACAGGTTGCCGTGTGGCTGCACAGCCAAAGATGGGAAGCCCCTCCGCATCATCAGCATCAAGCCCTCCACCATGTGGTTTGGAGAGAGGACCAGGAAGACCAGCGTCATTGTCAG AATGGGTGAAAGTTCGTACAGAGCTTGTTTCTCCTTCCACTCCTCCTACTCGGAG ATCAAAGACTTCCTGTCCTATATCTGCCCAGTGAACATCTACCCAAACGTCATCCCCATGGGCCGTACCTTTGAGGAGGTTACAGAGAT ACTTAAGCCACTGTGCCGGGAATATTCTGGAAGGGCAGAGATTGTCTACAAGCCCCTTGGTCTCCTGAAAAGGGCCAGAGATGAGTCCACTTCAAGGG ttTCAGACAGTGACGATGAGCTGTTTGATGAGGTTGCCGTGGCGCCGCAGAGAAAGAAGCTTCTGACCACCGAGAAGGTGGAGCCTCACTGCTGCGAGATGCCAGCACCCCCTGTTGCCCTGATGGACTTCCTGCCCGAGCCACGCCCCTCAGTCCACACAGCCAATTACGCGGACTGCACAGAATCTAACGACGACGACGATGATGAAGACGATGCTAGTAATGGTGAAAAGATTGTCCAGACCCCTAAGCAGGAAGCTGCAGACAGTCAGGCGTCCGGCGACACATCCGTCGTTCCTCCCACTTCCTCCATCCCGCCTCAGTGGGACGCCTTCTTCAAGCCAGCGTCGCTCCCGACGGATGAGAGCTCTGAGCCGGACAACAGCCAGAACAGCCTGGCCCGCTCCAGCGAGCGCACATGCTCTCAGTCACCGGAGCTGTTCGACGAGAACGAGTGCGACTCGGACTCCTACCGCCTGTCGTCCTCGCAGTCCACCCACATCTCCGACGACGGGGCGACGAACTACTCCGAGATGGACACGGTCCTCATACGCCCTAAGATTAAGAGGGCGGAGTGCCAGGGCAGTAATGAAGAAGGTAAGGCGGCAACCAATGGAGAGTCAGGGGCCGAAGCGAAGTTACTTCCAGAGGTAAAGGATGATTTGAATGACAGTCAGAATAGCCAATCAGATGCAGGGAAGGACCCAGAGCAGAAACCTGATTCGCAGGAGTCGTCTGACTTTGAGCTGCCGCCCACGCCCGGCTCCACGGCGCCCCGAGCGGAAGAACTGAGGGAGCTGTACCGGAAGCTGGCCGCAGGCGAGGAGCTTTTCCTCAGGAGAGGCAGCAAGGGCTCTGTCTGA
- the hspa14 gene encoding heat shock 70 kDa protein 14 codes for MAAIGVHFGYTCACVAIFKDGRADVVANDAGDRVTPAVVAYRDKEQIVGIAAKQGRIRNAANTVVKVKQILGRSFDDPEAEAHRTDSKCPVVNKGGMPKYEIDTGETTKFVSPDEVAKLVFQKIKETAQSALGSDVADAVITVPFEFGENQKNALRRAAEDAGFNVLRLIHEPSAALLAYGIGQDSPSGKSHVLVYKLGGTSLSVTVLEVNSGMYRVLATHTDHSTGGESFTHALAQFLAGECKKSFKQDVSNNARAMMKLMNSADVAKHILSTLGSANCFVDSLCDGMDFECNVSRARFELICSSLFNKSIQPIKSLLEQVGLSTSDVNKVVLSGGSAKIPRLQQMIQDLFPDVEMLSSISPDEVIPMGAALQAGILVGRDSLPMGEDTITVDCCAKDILVKEVDESGEEVFKVLFPSGTPLPARRQHTLQGPGNLASVCLELYQAQQCLAQIVLRDLEPKEENHDIVTEVTMKRDGSIHVTCTEQLSGRSEAVTIAAAAAAS; via the exons ATGGCTGCAATAGGGGTACATTTTGGATACACATGTGCTTGTGTAGCGATATTTAAG GATGGCAGGGCTGACGTAGTTGCAAATGATGCTGGGGACAGAGTTACCCCCGCCGTGGTGGCATACAGGGATAAGGAACAG ATCGTGGGAATAGCTGCCAAACAGGGAAGAATAAGGAATGCTGCAAATACTGTTGTGAAGGTTAAGCAGATACTGGGCAGAAG TTTTGATGACCCTGAGGCAGAAGCTCACAGAACAGACAGCAAATGTCCA GTGGTGAATAAAGGTGGTATGCCCAAATATGAAATTGACACAGGAGAGACAACAAAGTTTGTGTCGCCTGACGAAGTCGCCAAGTTAGTCTTCCAGAAAATAAAAG agACGGCTCAGTCTGCCCTTGGGTCTGATGTTGCCGATGCCGTCATCACCGTGCCTTTTGAGTTTGGAGAGAATCAGAAGAATGCTCTAAG ACGGGCTGCTGAGGACGCTGGCTTTAACGTGCTCCGGTTGATCCACGAGCCCTCTGCGGCACTGCTGGCCTACGGCATCGGTCAGGACTCCCCCTCTGGCAAAAG CCATGTGCTGGTGTATAAGCTGGGCGGGACGTCTCTGAGCGTGACTGTGCTGGAGGTAAACAGCGGCATGTACCGGGTGCTGGCCACTCACACTGACCACAGCACTGGCGGAGAGAGCTTCACACACGCACTGGCCCAGTTCCTAGCTGGCGAGTGCAAGAA GTCATTTAAGCAGGATGTGAGCAATAATGCCAGGGCAATGATGAAGCTGATGAACAGTGCTGATGTTGCCAAACACATCCTCTCCACCCTGGGCAGTGCCAACTGCTTTGTGGATTCTCTCTGCGATGGCATGGACTTTGAATGCAATGTGTCAAG GGCACGATTTGAGCTCATATGCTCGTCTCTCTTCAATAAGAGCATCCAGCCAATCAAAAGCCTCCTAGAACAAGTCGGCCTCTCCACAAGTGATGTCAACAAG GTGGTGCTGTCCGGTGGGTCGGCTAAGATCCCCCGGCTGCAGCAGATGATCCAGGATCTGTTCCCGGACGTGGAGATGCTGAGCTCCATCTCCCCGGACGAGGTGATCCCCATGGGTGCCGCCCTGCAGGCAGGCATCCTGGTGGGCAGGGACAGTCTGCCCATGGGGGAGGACACCATCACCGTCGACTGTTGTGCCAAAGATATCCTGGTCAAG gaggtgGATGAGTCTGGAGAGGAGGTGTTTAAGGTGCTCTTCCCCTCGGGGACCCCCCTGCCTGCCCGCAGACAGCACACCCTCCAGGGCCCCGGCAACCTGGCCTCTGTGTGTCTGGAACTCTACCAGGCCCAGCAATGTCTCGCTCAg ATTGTTTTGCGAGATCTGGAACCCAAGGAGGAGAACCACGACATTGTCACGGAGGTCACGATGAAAAG GGACGGCTCAATACACGTCACCTGTACGGAGCAGCTCAGTGGACGATCTGAGGCTGTTACCATAGCAGCCGCTGCGGCTGCTTCATAA